A single genomic interval of uncultured Sphaerochaeta sp. harbors:
- a CDS encoding diguanylate cyclase, producing MRTGRILTWKHILFLILFLTIAVSLSFPAFYLLRRTEAVLTEEVGSKAVDIAHTISSVLEMEIDMYRKLSETENLNKDDELWPYYQKLNEMMRSIKRKADADFIFTGRYIDDQTSGYVLDGEDPESELFSPFGSTDGMNPTELLAYQQQKSMASDVETDPDWGSFLTGYSPIIDYRDGTMVGLVGVDYSADFIQDRIKRIAQILIISFALITLLTSIALETIILIAHEKAHTDELTKLGNKRAFNRALKHLHSQAIRFKRPYAVLLMDIDLFKNINDEYGHPVGDKVLVAVAKAILYASDQEQFCFRYGGDEFAVLIPQAENMQALRVKRMIQEEVRNIIIPELGMQRFTVSIGSKVWNKGSSIEDMISEADVNLYKEKRNSASSLS from the coding sequence ATGAGAACCGGGCGTATCCTGACCTGGAAACATATACTATTTCTCATCCTCTTTCTTACTATTGCTGTCTCATTGTCTTTTCCTGCCTTCTATCTCTTACGCCGCACAGAAGCTGTATTGACTGAAGAAGTAGGGTCGAAAGCGGTGGATATCGCACACACCATCTCCTCTGTCTTGGAGATGGAGATTGACATGTACAGAAAGCTCTCTGAAACTGAGAATCTGAACAAGGATGATGAGCTATGGCCTTACTACCAGAAACTGAACGAGATGATGAGGTCAATAAAAAGGAAGGCTGATGCTGATTTCATCTTCACCGGACGCTATATTGATGACCAGACCAGTGGCTATGTGTTGGATGGAGAAGATCCAGAGAGTGAACTTTTCTCACCCTTCGGCAGTACTGATGGCATGAATCCTACTGAACTTCTGGCCTACCAACAACAAAAAAGCATGGCCAGTGACGTAGAAACCGATCCTGATTGGGGATCTTTCCTCACTGGATACAGCCCGATCATTGATTACCGTGATGGTACCATGGTGGGTTTGGTAGGTGTCGACTATTCTGCAGATTTCATTCAAGATCGCATCAAGCGTATTGCTCAGATACTAATCATCAGTTTTGCATTGATCACTTTACTGACAAGCATCGCGTTGGAGACGATTATCCTCATTGCCCATGAGAAAGCACACACCGATGAACTGACCAAACTCGGCAACAAGAGAGCCTTCAACCGTGCATTGAAACACCTCCATTCCCAAGCAATCCGGTTCAAACGGCCCTATGCAGTACTCCTGATGGATATTGATCTCTTCAAGAACATCAATGATGAGTATGGGCATCCTGTCGGGGATAAGGTATTGGTAGCCGTTGCCAAGGCCATTCTCTATGCATCGGATCAAGAGCAATTCTGTTTCCGCTATGGTGGTGATGAGTTTGCAGTACTCATACCACAAGCAGAAAACATGCAGGCACTGAGAGTGAAACGAATGATTCAGGAAGAGGTGAGAAATATCATCATCCCAGAACTTGGAATGCAACGCTTTACGGTAAGTATTGGCTCCAAGGTTTGGAACAAAGGATCCAGTATTGAGGATATGATCAGTGAGGCTGATGTTAATCTATACAAGGAAAAACGCAACAGCGCATCCTCTCTCTCATAA
- a CDS encoding D-2-hydroxyacid dehydrogenase, translated as MRTIEILFLTSTHFCPDEAEITLLKERYPQVSLTVVEGKDYTIEQLAKAEILVGTPRRRDLREAKNLRWFQAQSSGVTPFVDTSLYVHEDIILTNAKGTYGRQIADHVLGMIIAFNHNLLTYHEQMKQKNWESHWPTKDLWDSTLLIIGYGDIGTNLALRAKAHEMRVIVVKRTPMDIPSHVDEIYTSDSLDELLPQADYVAVCAAATPDTENLLDRKRLQSMKKGSILINVARGSLVDEEALVELLKDGHIAAAGLDVTQREPLEEESPLWTLPNVLITPHASGFSESDPHQVFALFLENLGHYLGDRKMKNLVDFSRKY; from the coding sequence ATGAGAACCATTGAAATACTCTTTCTCACCAGCACCCATTTCTGCCCTGATGAAGCAGAGATTACCCTGCTCAAGGAACGTTACCCTCAGGTCTCCCTGACCGTTGTTGAAGGGAAAGACTATACCATAGAGCAACTAGCCAAGGCAGAAATTCTGGTAGGCACTCCAAGGCGTCGTGATCTGAGGGAAGCCAAGAACCTCCGCTGGTTCCAGGCTCAGAGCAGTGGGGTCACCCCCTTTGTTGACACTTCGCTGTATGTCCACGAAGATATCATCCTCACCAATGCAAAAGGAACGTATGGCAGGCAGATTGCCGACCATGTGTTGGGTATGATTATTGCATTCAATCATAATCTCTTGACCTATCATGAGCAAATGAAGCAAAAGAACTGGGAGAGCCACTGGCCTACAAAGGACCTGTGGGACAGCACCCTGCTTATCATCGGGTATGGGGATATTGGGACAAATCTAGCTCTGCGGGCAAAAGCCCATGAAATGCGCGTCATTGTGGTGAAGAGAACCCCTATGGATATTCCGTCACATGTCGATGAAATCTACACCTCTGATTCTCTGGATGAGCTACTCCCCCAGGCAGATTATGTAGCGGTTTGCGCTGCGGCGACTCCCGATACAGAGAATCTGCTTGACCGAAAGAGACTCCAAAGCATGAAAAAGGGCTCCATCCTGATCAATGTCGCTCGTGGCTCGCTCGTCGATGAGGAAGCCTTGGTTGAACTCTTGAAGGATGGCCATATTGCTGCGGCCGGCTTGGATGTCACCCAGAGGGAACCACTGGAGGAAGAGAGTCCGCTGTGGACACTCCCCAATGTCCTGATCACCCCGCATGCAAGCGGATTCTCTGAAAGTGACCCACATCAGGTCTTTGCTCTATTCCTAGAGAATCTGGGACACTACCTGGGAGACCGAAAGATGAAGAATCTGGTAGATTTCTCACGAAAGTACTGA
- a CDS encoding efflux RND transporter periplasmic adaptor subunit, with protein sequence MGKRSFFVFLRYFILLLGTAMIAYGIMQFSNKSLAEKTPTPVPVTTAKAEYGTLQESISLTAHVQSDHMVALLPLVSGELETVSFELGDQVEKEQVLAQIDSEPYEQQRAQAASAKAVAQTTFTRVERLFQAKAVTEQAYEEAKANRDATLAQWELAELQMKNTAIKAPISGTVIEKYASQGNVASSQQPIALIADLDSLSVKAQIPSYYFDIIQAKKEQLQIQVSRTDSSGKVHLAQARLKAISPSINPSSNTFSLVSTLQEQDGSFVPGMAVTILIVYNQIEGVYLLRQEDRTVDGAFYVYDEETNTARYEKLAIIAENDSLVAIDPAYKDASFIVGGHHTVLDGQTVSVQQTR encoded by the coding sequence TTGGGAAAACGATCGTTCTTCGTCTTTCTTCGCTACTTCATTCTCCTGCTCGGTACGGCCATGATCGCCTACGGCATCATGCAGTTCTCGAACAAGAGCCTTGCAGAGAAAACCCCTACCCCGGTTCCGGTCACCACTGCAAAAGCGGAGTATGGGACACTGCAAGAGAGCATCTCCCTTACGGCACATGTCCAAAGCGACCACATGGTTGCGCTCCTACCCTTGGTAAGTGGAGAACTGGAAACGGTCTCCTTTGAACTGGGAGACCAGGTTGAGAAAGAGCAAGTACTGGCACAGATAGACAGTGAACCCTATGAGCAACAACGTGCTCAAGCAGCATCAGCTAAAGCAGTAGCCCAAACAACCTTCACACGTGTTGAGAGACTCTTTCAGGCAAAGGCAGTCACTGAGCAGGCTTATGAGGAAGCAAAGGCAAATAGGGATGCGACCCTGGCTCAGTGGGAACTGGCGGAATTGCAGATGAAGAATACTGCCATCAAGGCCCCGATATCCGGGACGGTCATCGAAAAGTACGCATCACAGGGGAATGTTGCTTCCTCCCAGCAGCCTATAGCCCTGATAGCCGATCTTGATTCATTGAGTGTAAAGGCACAGATCCCTTCTTATTATTTTGACATCATCCAAGCAAAGAAGGAACAACTGCAAATCCAGGTGAGCAGAACGGATTCCTCGGGCAAAGTGCATCTAGCACAGGCAAGACTCAAGGCAATCTCACCCTCAATCAACCCCTCTTCGAATACCTTCTCACTGGTCAGCACACTTCAAGAGCAAGATGGCTCGTTTGTGCCAGGGATGGCCGTGACGATCCTAATCGTTTACAACCAAATTGAAGGGGTATATCTCCTAAGGCAAGAGGACCGTACGGTCGATGGTGCCTTCTACGTATATGATGAAGAGACCAACACAGCTCGCTATGAGAAACTTGCCATCATTGCTGAGAATGACTCCCTTGTAGCCATTGATCCGGCCTATAAGGATGCATCTTTCATCGTGGGAGGACATCATACAGTACTGGATGGGCAGACAGTCTCCGTCCAGCAGACCAGGTAG
- a CDS encoding efflux RND transporter permease subunit yields the protein MKISHFAVRHPAVIGMLLIALIAFGLYALTGLNVEFMADISLPTVEVLAVYPGASAEDVERDVSKVLEEHFVTLPDFKSIESTSSGSFSWVTITFRDGVDPYDMLGEIRNRIRQMEAELPDNLEGEPVAIVGSATMLPVMMFSVDAGEDTSHLSSYVEDNLIPRITRIQGVGEVSVTGMQTQEVRVTVRTEDLRARGISMLQVYQVLQYANMRLPVGDAVWHGNSANLRYEGSLESLEQLRNLPIGATEEGEVIRLGHVADIAFETAKMDAYADANQVPRVVISVTKRSDGNTLSIVREIKKVLSEAKEETGGAASFQILSDDSKNIIASLMKVSQSGLLGILMAVFVIFLFLSDPRATITIALSIPLSILFTFIGMRVAGVTINLMSLSGIVVALGMVVDGSIVMLEQVMRLHKEHKIPSEEALHRGADLVGSPILASTTTTLAVFIPLSLLSGIVGSILRDVALTLILALVASLLVALVVVPFILRLVLNVPEKVRKREPRFSLFLNRLEGGYRKGLAWSLSNRIFILTLALLSLALVILAGGILGLTFIPSTDNGDFNIALTFPQGYSLEQTRDRALEAQALVSSQIPEIDSIVLFSGQGTGFGFSSPNQANIRVVLVPTKERKRSIHEIINEVQFLLSSTIVDATVNTTNGGFDALVGYISGGGGYGLKLVGENMELLHETAESLRVKLQEDPEVLVASIDTSYDAHILVMDMSHQLMSNLGVNSSEAGLTANLLFQGMEVGNLTNAQGERYPIRLESDLKDLPITSSTLLSAEVPASTGELISFASLAELREERAVSRIVREDREKTVTVSATLISEDTKGVSARMQDHLAKHPLPEGIKTASGGLMELIADSIKPMATALAIAIFLVYTVMVIQFERFRQPLIVMASIPFSLIGVILGLLLFGSSISLISFMALIALGGIVVNNGIILIDAINVLREEEATEGEESLEMLRLSVANGGASRLRPILMTTLTTMLGVIPMALATGEGAAIYAPLGQAIAGGLLSSTLITLFIIPILYYMTERRIILKKQYMRDSR from the coding sequence ATGAAGATTTCCCACTTTGCAGTGCGACACCCGGCGGTTATCGGGATGCTCCTCATTGCCTTGATCGCCTTCGGTCTCTATGCCCTGACTGGTCTGAATGTTGAATTCATGGCTGATATCAGTCTTCCTACCGTGGAAGTCCTCGCAGTCTATCCTGGAGCAAGCGCTGAAGATGTGGAGAGGGATGTAAGCAAGGTGCTCGAAGAGCACTTTGTCACCCTCCCTGATTTCAAGAGCATTGAATCAACAAGCAGTGGATCATTTTCCTGGGTAACCATCACCTTCCGAGATGGGGTAGACCCATACGATATGCTTGGGGAAATCCGCAACCGTATCAGACAGATGGAAGCAGAACTTCCCGACAATCTTGAGGGAGAGCCCGTAGCAATCGTAGGCAGTGCCACCATGCTTCCGGTAATGATGTTCAGTGTTGATGCAGGCGAGGATACCAGTCATCTCTCCTCCTATGTGGAAGACAATCTCATCCCAAGGATTACCAGAATCCAGGGAGTTGGAGAAGTGTCGGTAACCGGCATGCAGACCCAGGAAGTACGTGTTACGGTAAGGACCGAGGACCTGAGGGCAAGAGGAATCTCCATGCTGCAGGTGTATCAGGTACTCCAGTATGCCAATATGCGCCTACCTGTGGGAGACGCAGTATGGCATGGGAATAGCGCAAATCTCCGCTATGAGGGGAGCCTGGAATCGCTTGAACAGTTGAGGAACCTCCCTATCGGGGCAACCGAGGAGGGGGAGGTGATCAGACTTGGCCATGTGGCAGATATTGCATTCGAGACAGCAAAGATGGATGCCTATGCCGATGCAAACCAAGTTCCACGGGTCGTGATCTCAGTTACCAAACGTAGCGATGGAAACACCCTTTCCATTGTTCGGGAGATCAAGAAGGTTCTCTCTGAGGCAAAAGAGGAAACGGGAGGAGCCGCGTCTTTCCAGATACTCAGTGATGACAGCAAGAACATCATTGCCTCCCTGATGAAGGTTTCCCAGTCAGGACTACTCGGCATCCTTATGGCTGTGTTTGTCATCTTTCTGTTCCTGAGCGATCCAAGGGCGACCATTACCATTGCTCTCTCCATCCCTCTCAGTATTCTCTTTACCTTCATCGGCATGCGTGTGGCTGGTGTGACCATCAACCTAATGAGCCTCTCTGGCATTGTGGTTGCCTTGGGTATGGTGGTGGATGGTTCCATCGTCATGCTCGAACAAGTCATGCGTTTACACAAAGAACACAAGATACCCAGCGAGGAAGCACTGCACCGCGGTGCAGACTTGGTGGGCTCCCCTATTCTTGCTTCCACCACCACGACGCTCGCTGTATTCATCCCACTCTCCCTGCTCTCAGGCATTGTAGGGTCAATTCTCCGTGACGTTGCCCTTACCTTGATCCTTGCCCTGGTAGCCAGCCTACTGGTGGCATTGGTGGTCGTTCCCTTCATCCTTCGTTTGGTTTTGAACGTCCCGGAGAAAGTGAGAAAGCGAGAACCGCGCTTCTCCCTATTTCTTAATCGTCTTGAAGGAGGATATCGAAAGGGGCTGGCATGGAGCTTAAGCAACCGGATATTCATCCTGACCCTTGCCCTTCTCTCTCTTGCCTTGGTCATCTTGGCAGGAGGAATCCTGGGGCTTACCTTCATTCCCTCGACAGACAATGGCGATTTCAACATTGCTCTCACATTTCCCCAAGGCTACAGCCTGGAGCAGACCAGGGACCGGGCTCTTGAAGCCCAAGCCTTGGTGAGCTCACAGATCCCAGAAATTGATTCCATCGTACTCTTTTCCGGACAAGGAACTGGGTTTGGTTTCTCATCTCCCAACCAAGCAAACATCCGAGTGGTGCTGGTTCCAACAAAGGAACGAAAGCGAAGTATTCATGAGATTATAAATGAGGTACAGTTCCTGCTCTCCTCAACAATAGTTGATGCTACTGTCAACACCACAAATGGTGGGTTCGATGCCCTGGTTGGATACATCTCGGGTGGTGGCGGCTATGGACTGAAGCTTGTAGGCGAGAATATGGAACTCCTGCATGAGACTGCAGAGTCCCTGAGAGTGAAACTACAGGAAGATCCTGAGGTCCTCGTTGCCAGTATCGACACCAGTTATGATGCGCACATCCTGGTCATGGATATGTCGCACCAGCTTATGAGCAACCTTGGGGTGAACAGCAGCGAAGCGGGGCTGACAGCCAACCTTCTGTTCCAGGGAATGGAGGTAGGCAATCTCACTAATGCACAGGGAGAGCGATATCCGATCAGGCTGGAGTCAGACCTCAAGGACTTACCCATCACCAGTTCCACCCTTCTCTCCGCAGAAGTTCCAGCATCCACTGGAGAGCTCATCAGCTTTGCCAGCTTGGCTGAGCTGAGAGAAGAGCGGGCAGTAAGCCGTATCGTCCGCGAGGACAGGGAGAAAACCGTAACAGTCTCTGCAACGCTTATCAGTGAAGATACCAAAGGGGTTTCTGCAAGGATGCAGGACCACCTAGCTAAACACCCGCTCCCTGAAGGGATCAAGACAGCAAGTGGAGGTTTGATGGAACTCATTGCAGACTCCATCAAACCAATGGCTACCGCCCTTGCCATCGCAATCTTCCTCGTCTATACCGTTATGGTCATCCAGTTCGAGAGATTCCGCCAGCCCTTGATCGTCATGGCATCCATCCCATTCAGTTTGATCGGGGTAATCCTAGGTCTCCTTCTATTCGGCTCATCCATCTCCCTGATCAGCTTCATGGCTCTCATAGCTCTTGGCGGAATTGTAGTGAACAACGGCATCATCCTGATCGATGCAATCAATGTGCTGAGAGAAGAGGAGGCAACCGAAGGAGAAGAGAGCTTGGAAATGTTACGCTTGAGTGTGGCAAATGGAGGCGCCAGCCGCCTCCGCCCTATCCTGATGACCACCCTTACCACGATGCTCGGGGTAATCCCCATGGCTCTAGCAACCGGGGAAGGAGCTGCAATTTATGCCCCGCTTGGACAAGCCATTGCAGGAGGCTTGCTCAGTTCCACCTTGATCACGCTCTTCATCATACCAATCCTGTACTATATGACTGAGCGTAGGATCATCTTGAAAAAGCAGTATATGAGGGACAGCAGATGA
- a CDS encoding TolC family protein produces the protein MKKRSIFLCTVLISLSFPLLGAIPGNLELATLQEEVNQAILDVRDAKASRWPTIELELSGTYMSNPLIGPITLPAGSLGPGTPPSNLTLFEGMESSMYDFSVNITQPLFTWGKINASVDAQEAVAEAKLQELHNKEKELLAEISTRAVTLTALEAISQLLKQQYSLGRELVSLASEAVASGMMLELEQLETEVALQDIELAILESDYAITEQTLNLQALTSDQDIYPHTFDEQAIKEMLQLPVETLIEASLSPRQSSLRALSALKRATEAAGRLAKGSFYGKPDLALVMSAGYSSPNFPLSESDWNDQDAYSISVSVGLKTTLFDGGKIANSIKRAESQEESATLDLQQARQRISQEVQQQYLLLKTSMQKIDLEQRKQTALEQRVRTNEELHQSGYGTRDELLQAEMNLLSSQIRKHQLNIEAWSAFQTLQYLTGN, from the coding sequence ATGAAAAAAAGAAGCATCTTTCTTTGTACAGTACTGATCTCCCTCTCATTCCCGCTTCTTGGTGCAATTCCCGGGAATCTTGAACTCGCCACTCTTCAGGAGGAGGTCAACCAAGCCATACTCGATGTACGCGATGCAAAGGCTTCCCGTTGGCCTACCATTGAGCTCGAGCTCAGCGGCACGTATATGAGCAACCCGCTCATCGGGCCCATCACACTCCCTGCAGGATCCTTGGGTCCAGGTACACCACCAAGTAACCTCACCTTATTCGAGGGAATGGAATCGAGTATGTATGACTTCTCGGTGAACATCACCCAGCCACTCTTTACCTGGGGAAAGATCAATGCATCGGTGGATGCACAGGAAGCTGTTGCTGAGGCAAAGCTCCAAGAACTTCACAACAAGGAGAAAGAACTCCTGGCTGAGATTTCCACGAGGGCGGTAACACTCACCGCCCTGGAGGCAATTTCGCAGTTACTCAAGCAACAATATTCGCTTGGAAGGGAGCTGGTCTCTCTTGCAAGTGAAGCTGTTGCATCCGGGATGATGCTGGAATTGGAACAGCTCGAGACAGAGGTAGCTCTCCAGGATATCGAGCTTGCCATCTTGGAGAGTGACTATGCGATCACCGAACAAACACTCAACCTGCAGGCATTGACCAGTGACCAAGATATTTATCCCCATACCTTCGATGAGCAGGCGATCAAAGAGATGCTGCAACTACCAGTCGAAACACTCATTGAGGCATCCCTCTCTCCAAGACAGTCATCCTTGAGGGCACTCTCTGCTCTGAAAAGAGCAACGGAGGCAGCCGGGAGGCTTGCCAAGGGCTCTTTCTATGGCAAACCAGACCTTGCCTTGGTTATGTCGGCAGGCTACAGTAGCCCGAATTTTCCCTTGTCAGAATCAGACTGGAATGATCAGGATGCATACAGCATATCCGTTTCGGTAGGACTGAAGACTACGCTCTTTGATGGAGGGAAGATTGCCAATTCCATCAAACGTGCAGAGAGCCAAGAGGAGTCCGCTACCCTTGACCTACAACAAGCAAGGCAGCGCATTTCCCAAGAGGTACAGCAGCAGTATCTACTGCTGAAGACCTCCATGCAGAAAATTGACTTGGAACAGAGGAAGCAGACGGCCCTGGAGCAACGTGTGAGAACGAATGAAGAGCTTCATCAAAGCGGATACGGAACCAGAGATGAGCTGCTTCAAGCCGAGATGAATCTGCTCTCATCCCAGATTCGTAAGCATCAACTGAATATAGAAGCTTGGAGTGCGTTTCAAACTTTGCAATATCTCACGGGAAACTAG
- a CDS encoding HD domain-containing phosphohydrolase, which translates to MSVVLAIDDSSTDLAVIQYTLSCCTVLTAGDGEEGLLVLSAHPEIDLILLDLHMPKMDGFAFLDQCKAISIEIPIIILTNSEEIEKEILGLEKGAVDFIRKPLNFRSLQKRIELQLNLKKANRQMIEYNKQLERLVEARTEEIRKTTAITINALVRLLEIRNVETSDHSKRTKNMMRLLCNELQKQDDNSYHLTDREIQELVDTAPLHDIGKVGIPDSILLKPGRLTKEETELMRKHVLNGVEALDYGTDKDEAPISFIETARSLIASHHEWYDGSGYPVGLKDSKIPLSGRLMAVIDVYDALTSKRVYKDALSPEEAIQVMKEEAPRHFDPVVFQAFLSIANKLSRT; encoded by the coding sequence GTGTCAGTTGTCCTTGCCATTGATGATTCTTCCACCGATCTTGCCGTGATCCAGTATACGCTTTCCTGCTGTACGGTACTTACTGCAGGGGATGGCGAGGAAGGTTTACTGGTGCTCAGCGCGCATCCGGAAATTGACTTAATACTACTCGACCTGCATATGCCAAAGATGGACGGGTTTGCCTTTCTGGACCAGTGCAAGGCTATTTCGATAGAGATTCCAATCATCATCCTGACCAACTCTGAGGAGATAGAAAAGGAAATTCTCGGCCTTGAAAAGGGTGCCGTCGATTTTATCCGTAAACCACTGAACTTTCGTTCCCTCCAAAAACGCATTGAATTACAGCTTAATCTAAAAAAAGCCAACAGGCAGATGATAGAATACAATAAACAGCTTGAGCGTTTGGTGGAGGCACGTACCGAAGAGATTCGAAAAACCACCGCGATTACCATCAATGCACTGGTGAGGTTGTTGGAAATCCGCAATGTTGAGACCAGTGACCACTCTAAACGCACCAAGAACATGATGCGACTCCTTTGTAACGAACTCCAGAAACAAGATGATAACTCTTATCACCTCACTGATAGGGAAATCCAGGAGTTGGTTGACACAGCACCGCTGCACGATATAGGGAAGGTGGGTATCCCTGATAGTATTCTTCTCAAGCCGGGGCGATTGACCAAGGAAGAGACTGAACTCATGAGAAAACACGTACTGAATGGAGTGGAAGCGCTCGACTATGGCACAGACAAGGATGAAGCTCCGATCAGCTTCATTGAAACTGCTCGTTCCCTTATCGCGAGCCACCATGAGTGGTACGATGGATCAGGGTATCCAGTAGGTTTGAAAGATTCCAAGATTCCTCTCTCTGGACGTTTGATGGCCGTGATTGATGTCTATGATGCACTTACCAGCAAGCGTGTGTACAAGGATGCGCTTTCTCCAGAGGAAGCAATACAGGTAATGAAAGAGGAGGCTCCCAGACACTTCGACCCAGTAGTGTTTCAGGCCTTTCTCTCCATTGCAAACAAGTTAAGTCGTACCTAG